Proteins encoded together in one Rhea pennata isolate bPtePen1 chromosome 27, bPtePen1.pri, whole genome shotgun sequence window:
- the EEF2 gene encoding elongation factor 2: MVNFTVDQIRAIMDKKANIRNMSVIAHVDHGKSTLTDSLVCKAGIIASARAGETRFTDTRKDEQERCITIKSTAISLFYELSENDLAFIKQSKDGSGFLINLIDSPGHVDFSSEVTAALRVTDGALVVVDCVSGVCVQTETVLRQAIAERIKPVLMMNKMDRALLELQLEPEELYQTFQRIVENVNVIISTYGEGESGPMGNIMIDPVLGTVGFGSGLHGWAFTLKQFAEMYVAKFAAKGEAQLNPIERAKKVEDMMKKLWGDRYFDPATGKFSKSATSPDGKKLPRTFCQLILDPIFKVFDAIMNFKKEEAAKLIEKLDIKLDSEDKDKEGKPLLKAVMRRWLPAGDALLQMITIHLPSPVTAQKYRCELLYEGPPDDEAAIGIKNCDPKGPLMMYISKMVPTSDKGRFYAFGRVFSGLVSTGLKVRIMGPNYTPGKKEDLYLKPIQRTILMMGRYVEPIEDVPCGNIVGLVGVDQFLVKTGTITTFEHAHNMRVMKFSVSPVVRVAVEAKNPADLPKLVEGLKRLAKSDPMVQCIIEESGEHIIAGAGELHLEICLKDLEEDHACIPIKKSDPVVSYRETVSEESNVMCLSKSPNKHNRLYMKARPFPDGLAEDIDKGEVSARQELKQRARYLAEKYEWDVTEARKIWCFGPDGTGPNILTDITKGVQYLNEIKDSVVAGFQWATKEGVLCEENMRAVRFDVHDVTLHADAIHRGGGQIIPTARRCLYACVLTAQPRLMEPIYLVEIQCPEQVVGGIYGVLNRKRGHVFEESQVAGTPMFVVKAYLPVNESFGFTADLRSNTGGQAFPQCVFDHWQILPGDPFDSASRPCQVVAETRKRKGLKEGIPALDNFLDKL, from the exons ATG GTGAACTTCACAGTAGACCAGATACGGGCCATCATGGACAAAAAGGCCAACATCAGAAACATGTCTGTGATTGCCCATGTTGATCATGGCAAATCAACCTTGACTGATTCCCTGGTATGCAAAGCTGGTATCATTGCCTCTGCCCGTGCAGGGGAGACCCGTTTCACTGACACAAGGAAAGATGAGCAGGAACGGTGCATCACTATCAAGTCAAC agcTATTTCTTTATTCTATGAGCTCTCTGAAAACGATTTGGCCTTCATCAAACAGAGCAAAGATGGTTCTGGCTTTTTGATCAACCTGATTGACTCTCCTGGACATGTGGACTTTTCTTCAGAGGTCACTGCTGCTCTTCGCGTCACAGATGGTGCCCTAGTTGTTGTAGACTGTGTCTCTG GTGTGTGCGTGCAGACAGAGACTGTGTTGCGTCAGGCCATTGCTGAGAGGATCAAGCCTGTTCTGATGATGAACAAGATGGACCGAGcactgctggagctgcagctggagcctgAAGAGCTGTACCAGACCTTCCAGCGCATTGTGGAAAACGTGAACGTCATTATCTCCACATatggagaaggagaaagtggcCCCATGGGAAACATCATG ATTGATCCAGTGCTTGGTACAGTTGGCTTTGGTTCTGGCCTGCATGGCTGGGCTTTCACTCTGAAACAATTTGCCGAGATGTATGTTGCAAAGTTTGCTGCCAAGGGTGAGGCCCAACTGAATCCAATTGAGCGTGCCAAGAAGGTTGAGGACATGATGAAGAAGCTGTGGGGAGACAG GTATTTTGATCCTGCTACTGGCAAGTTCAGCAAATCTGCTACTAGCCCTGATGGAAAGAAACTGCCCCGGACCTTCTGTCAGCTTATCCTTGATCCCATCTTCAAG GTTTTCGACGCAATCATGAACTTCAAGAAAGAGGAGGCGGCTAAACTAATTGAGAAACTGGACATCAAGCTTGATAGTGAAGATAAGGACAAAGAGGGCAAACCATTGCTGAAG GCGGTGATGAGGCGCTGGCTGCCTGCTGGAGATGCCCTGCTACAGATGATCACCATTCACCTACCTTCTCCTGTCACAGCCCAGAAGTACCGCTGTGAGCTGCTATATGAAGGACCTCCTGATGATGAGGCTGCCATAG GTATTAAGAACTGTGACCCCAAAGGGCCCCTCATGATGTACATCTCTAAAATGGTGCCAACCTCTGATAAGGGACGTTTCTACGCTTTTGGACGTGTCTTCTCTGGTCTTGTCTCAACTGGCTTGAAAGTCAGAATCATGGGACCAAACTACACACCTGGCAAGAAGGAAGATCTGTACCTGAAGCCAATCCAGAG GACCATTCTCATGATGGGCCGTTACGTTGAACCCATTGAGGACGTGCCTTGTGGTAACATTGTTGGTCTGGTTGGTGTTGACCAGTTCCTTGTGAAAACTGGAACCATCACCACCTTTGAGCATGCTCACAACATGAGAGTCATGAAGTTCAGTGTCAGCCCTGTTGTTCGTGTGGCTGTGGAAGCCAAGAACCCAGCTGACCTGCCCAAGCTGGTGGAAGGACTGAAGCGTCTGGCCAAGTCTGACCCTATGGTGCAG TGCATCATTGAGGAGTCTGGAGAACACATCATTGCTGGTGCAGGGGAGCTGCATCTGGAGATCTGCCTGAAGGACCTGGAGGAGGACCATGCATGCATTCCTATTAAG AAATCTGATCCTGTTGTGTCTTACCGCGAGACAGTTAGTGAGGAATCCAATGtgatgtgcctttccaagtccccCAACAAGCACAACAGGCTGTACATGAAGGCCAGACCCTTCCCTGATGGATTGGCTGAGGATATCGACAAGGGTGAGGTCTCTGCCCGCCAGGAGCTGAAGCAGCGAGCTCGTTACCTGGCTGAGAAATATGAATGGGATGTCACCGAAGCCAGGAAGATCTGGTGCTTTGGTCCTGATGGCACTGGCCCCAACATCCTGACTGACATCACCAAGGGAGTGCAGTACCTGAACGAGATCAAGGACAGCGTTGTGGCTGGCTTCCAGTGGGCTACAAAGGAG GGAGTACTCTGTGAAGAGAATATGCGTGCTGTTCGTTTTGATGTGCATGATGTGACCTTGCATGCTGATGCTATTCACCGTGGAGGTGGGCAGATCATTCCCACTGCCAGGAGATGCCTATATGCCTGTGTGCTCACAGCTCAGCCCAGACTCATGGAGCCCATCTACCTTGTGGAGATCCAG TGCCCGGAGCAGGTAGTTGGTGGTATCTATGGTGTGCTGAACAGGAAGCGTGGCCATGTCTTTGAGGAGTCCCAGGTGGCTGGCACCCCCATGTTTGTGGTCAAGGCCTACCTGCCTGTCAATGAGTCCTTTG GTTTTACAGCTGACTTGAGATCTAACACAGGTGGCCAGGCTTTCCCCCAGTGTGTGTTTGACCACTGGCAGATCCTGCCTGGGGACCCTTTCGACAGCGCTAGCCGTCCTTGCCAGGTTGTTGCCGAGACCCGCAAACGCAAAGGGCTGAAGGAGGGTATCCCCGCACTAGACAACTTCCTGGACAAATTGTAA
- the DAPK3 gene encoding death-associated protein kinase 3, with product MSTFRQENVEDYYEMGEELGSGQFAIVRKCRERRTGLEYAAKFIKKRRLSSSRRGVSREEIEREVDILREIQHPNIITLHDIFENKTDVVLILELVSGGELFDFLAEKESLTEEEATQFLKQILDGVHYLHSKHIAHFDLKPENIMLLDKNVPNPHIKLIDFGIAHKIEAGNEFKNIFGTPEFVAPEIVNYEPLGLEADMWSIGVITYILLSGASPFLGETKQETLTNISAVNYDFDEEYFSNTSELAKDFIRRLLVKDPKKRMTIAQSLEHPWIKVIKRRNVRNEDNGKKPERRRLKTTRLKEYTIKSHSSMPPNNTYINFERFSKVMEEVAAAEESLRELERNKKSFREDIEALLSIYEEKESWYKEENESISQDLRQIRQELQKTEALKKQAQEDTKSVLQVANGLKRRYRKLENHYEALAKQVASEMKFVQELVWSIEREKLQSGEGDGSIR from the exons ATGTCCACCTTCCGGCAGGAGAACGTGGAGGACTACTATGAGATGGGGGAGGAGCTGGGCAG TGGCCAGTTTGCCATCGTGCGGAAATGCCGGGAGAGGAGGACAGGACTGGAATACGCAGCCAAATTCATCAAGAAGCGCAGGCTGTCATCTAGCCGGCGGGGCGTGAGCCGGGAGGAGATTGAGAGGGAGGTGGACATCCTGCGGGAGATCCAGCACCCCAACATCATCACGCTGCACGACATCTTCGAGAACAAAACGGACGTGGTGCTGATCCTGGAGCTGGTCTCCGGTGGCGAGCTCTTTGACTTTCTGGCTGAGAAGGAGTCCCTGACGGAGGAGGAGGCCACCCAGTTCCTCAAGCAGATCCTGGATGGTGTGCACTATCTGCACTCCAAGCACATCGCTCACTTTGACTTGAAG ccagagaaCATCATGCTGCTGGACAAGAATGTGCCAAACCCTCACATCAAACTCATCGACTTTGGCATCGCCCACAAGATCGAAGCTGGAAATGAATTCAAGAACATATTTGGGACCCCAGAGTTTGTAG cCCCGGAAATAGTGAACTACGAACCACTGGGGCTGGAAGCCGACATGTG GAGCATTGGGGTCATCACATACATCCT GTTGAGCGGAGCCTCCCCCTTCCTGGGGGAAACGAAGCAAGAGACCCTGACCAACATATCTGCTGTGAACTATGACTTTGATGAGGAATATTTCAGCAACACCAGTGAGCTGGCCAAGGACTTCATCCGGCGCCTGCTCGTTAAGGATCCCAA GAAGCGGATGACGATAGCTCAAAGCTTGGAGCATCCTTGGATTAAG GTGATCAAGAGGAGGAATGTCCGCAACGAAGACAATGGCAAGAAGCCTGAGCGCCGCCGGCTGAAGACCACTCGCCTGAAGGAGTACACCATCAAATCCCACTCCAGCATGCCACCGAACAACACCTACATCAACTTTGAGCGCTTCTCCAAGGTCATGGAGGAGGTGGCCGCTGCTGAGGAGAGTCTCCGAGAGCTGGAGAGGAACAAGAAATCCTTCCGGGAGGACATCGAGGCCCTGTTGTCCATCTATGAGGAAAAGGAGTCATGGTACAAGGAGGAAAACGAAAGCATCAGCCAGGACCTCCGGCAGATCCggcaggagctgcagaagacagaggcCCTGAAGAAGCAAGCCCAGGAGGACACCAAGAGTGTGCTGCAGGTGGCCAATGGCCTCAAGAGGCGCTACCGGAAACTGGAGAACCACTATGAGGCGCTGGCCAAACAGGTGGCCTCAGAGATGAAGTTTGTGCAGGAGCTGGTGTGGTCCATTGAGCGGGAGAAGCTGCAGAGTGGCGAGGGCGATGGCAGCATCCGCTAG